A genomic stretch from Candidatus Nitrotoga arctica includes:
- a CDS encoding TMEM175 family protein, producing the protein MGKNRLEAFSDGVIAILITIMVLELKVPHGESIGALVPLIPVFLSYVLSFVYLGIYWNNHLHATGKVTGPIL; encoded by the coding sequence ATGGGAAAAAACAGACTTGAAGCATTCAGTGATGGCGTGATCGCTATCCTCATTACCATCATGGTGTTGGAGTTGAAGGTGCCTCATGGCGAGAGCATTGGGGCTCTTGTACCATTGATCCCAGTGTTCTTGAGCTATGTATTGAGCTTCGTTTACTTGGGCATCTATTGGAACAATCACCTACATGCAACTGGCAAAGTGACAGGGCCGATTCTTTAG